Within the Bacteroidales bacterium genome, the region ATGAACCACCTGCCATCATATCCCAGTCACCTGTTCCGGAGTATTGACCGCCTGTTTCATAATCGGTGTCATAATAGTCAGGGGCACCCAAAACGTGTCCAAATTCGTGACATATAACACCTATATTAGTAATATTTTGACCATATGAACCTCTTAGTTCAGGTGAACAAGAATATCTTGAAATATATTTGCCGTCTTTATATACTGCTGGGTAAAGACTAGATGCGTGTGACCAAATTGCATCAGCTGGTCCTCCAGCTTCTTCACCATAGCCGGCGAAAATAATGTAAACAGCATCAACATATCCATCATTATCATTATCGTATTCAGCGAAATTAACATGAGGGTCGGCTAAGTTGATAGCTTCTCTTACTAATGCACTAGGGTTACCTGAAGTGTTTGAACCATAGTAAGCCATGTTTCTACTTGCAACATAAGGACCTGCAACATCAACAGTTAAGTTAAACTGGTTGTATGAGCTTTCTAAATAGTAGTCTTTAACACTACCTGTGGCTCCTCCTGTTGAATATCCAACTTGATTGAAAAGTGCGTTAAATTCGGCTTGAGTTTTTACAAAAGCTCTGTCTTGAAATCCTATTAGGATACAAATTAATTTACGGTTTCCTGTTGTTGGGAATGCTCTGCTTGCTTTTTCATCTTCGGCTTTTCTAATAGCAATTGCTTGTTGCACAATTGCCATTTGTTCTTTACTGTAGAACATTTCTGTCTCTAAGGTCGATAAAAATAGCAATTCGGCATCAGACCTTGATTCAGGATCGTGTGCAATCACTTCTGATAAAACTAAATCGCCATCTATATCTTTTATCATATAAACATAATCTCCGACAGTATTATGTTTAATAGTATAGCCGTCTGTAGTTCTTGCCCAACTAAAATATTCATCTCCAAATAGATAATAGTTTAAAGTTGTGCCATCTGATTGGGTCTTTTGTATTATACCTGGATAGGCTGGCACTGCCATAAGGGAATTAAGACTTGACACCCAGACAAATGTCAAGAGCAGCAATTTCATTAATTGTCTCATAGTGATTTGAATTATTTGTTTAATATTAATTATTTATATGTTGTTGAGCGAATACAAAAATGTACTCTAATATTAGCATTTTCCTGAGCATTATATCATGAAAAAGCCACAATTTTTACGCCATTTCGTTATTCTAACGCTCAAAAATAGAAAAATGTTCTTAGAATACATGATTATTTTTGATAAAATGCCCTTTTGCATGATAAGTGTAAATAAGTTTATCGTTATTTTTCAAGTTGAGTGGTTGATAGTAAAAAACTAAATAAAAATTCTAATTTTGTACAATTTGTTTTTGATAAAACAAGATATCATTTGGATTTACAATAATTATGAGAGGTTTACAAAAGTATGATGATTTTGATGGGAATGGCGTAAACTTAAATACACGTTGATTTATAAATTAAGTTAACCTCAATAAACAAGATATATGACTATAAAAATGGTTGTAACCGATTTAGACGGTACTTTGTTACGAGATGACAAGTCAATTGGTTATACAGACCGCAATGCTTTTGAGAAACTTGGAGAGAAAGGAATTATTCGTGTTGCAGCAACGGGACGCAGTCTATATTCAATTTCGAAAGTTATTCCAAAAAAATTCCCGTTTGATTTCATAGTTTTTAGTACAGGAAGCGGCGTGATAGATTATAATAGTCATAAACTATTAATACACAATGGATTAGCAGCTGAGCAGACTGAAAAAGTAATAAAACTCTTTAGAGAAGAAAAACTGGATTTTACAGTCCATTTCCCAATACCTGACAATCATAAATTTTATTACCATCAGGTAAATAGCAATAATATAGAATTTTCGAACTACTGCGATTTTTATCGTGGCCACTGTACGCCTGCTGATTTTTCCAAGCCAATTTTTGAAAATGCTTGTCAGTTATTGTCTATTATGGAAGACGATATTGATAGATTTAATAGCGTTAAAAGTAAACTAACAGATTTTAAAGTAATTAGAACAACTTCTCCCATAGAGCATACCACGATTTGGATGGAAGTGTTTCCTCCAAATGTGAGTAAAGGTGATGCTGTTCATTGGCTTTGCAGCAAATTAAAAATCAATAAAGACCAGGTTTTGGCAATTGGAAACGATTACAATGACGTTGATTTTTTAGATTATGCGGGGCATGCTCGATTGGTTGAAAATGGTCACCCTGA harbors:
- a CDS encoding M6 family metalloprotease domain-containing protein, with amino-acid sequence MRQLMKLLLLTFVWVSSLNSLMAVPAYPGIIQKTQSDGTTLNYYLFGDEYFSWARTTDGYTIKHNTVGDYVYMIKDIDGDLVLSEVIAHDPESRSDAELLFLSTLETEMFYSKEQMAIVQQAIAIRKAEDEKASRAFPTTGNRKLICILIGFQDRAFVKTQAEFNALFNQVGYSTGGATGSVKDYYLESSYNQFNLTVDVAGPYVASRNMAYYGSNTSGNPSALVREAINLADPHVNFAEYDNDNDGYVDAVYIIFAGYGEEAGGPADAIWSHASSLYPAVYKDGKYISRYSCSPELRGSYGQNITNIGVICHEFGHVLGAPDYYDTDYETGGQYSGTGDWDMMAGGS
- a CDS encoding HAD family phosphatase — translated: MTIKMVVTDLDGTLLRDDKSIGYTDRNAFEKLGEKGIIRVAATGRSLYSISKVIPKKFPFDFIVFSTGSGVIDYNSHKLLIHNGLAAEQTEKVIKLFREEKLDFTVHFPIPDNHKFYYHQVNSNNIEFSNYCDFYRGHCTPADFSKPIFENACQLLSIMEDDIDRFNSVKSKLTDFKVIRTTSPIEHTTIWMEVFPPNVSKGDAVHWLCSKLKINKDQVLAIGNDYNDVDFLDYAGHARLVENGHPELKERYQIVPSNNSNGVSKAIQSLVEI